The following is a genomic window from Pseudomonas sp. FP2335.
CACGGTCAAAGTGCTGGGGCTGGTTGAAAACAGCTCGACCACGGCCATCGTCGAGAAGATTCGCAACAATGAGTAAGTGTGTCCTGATAACCGGCGGTGCGGGCTTTATCGGCTCGCACCTGGTCGATGCGTTGTTGGCCAAGGGCTACGGCGTGCGCGTGTTGGACAACCTGTCCACCGGCAAGCGCAGCAACCTGCCGTTGGATAATCCGCGGGTCGAGTTGCTGGAGGGTGATGTCGCCGACGCCGAGCTGGTCGCGCGTGCCGCGGTCGGCACGGCGGCGGTGGTGCACCTGGCGGCGGTGGCCTCGGTGCAGGCATCGGTGGATGACCCGGTCAGCACGCACCAGAGCAATTTCGTCGGTACGCTGAACGTGTGCGAAGCCATGCGCAAAGCGGCGGTGAAGCGCGTGGTCTTCGCCTCCAGCGCGGCGGTGTACGGCAACAATGGCGAGGGTGCTTCGATTGACGAAGAGACCACCAAGGCGCCGTTGACGCCCTATGCGTCCGACAAATTGGCCGGCGAGCATTACTTCGACTTTTACCGTCGCCAGCACAGTCTGGAGCCGGTGATTTTCCGCTTCTTCAATATCTTCGGGCCGCGCCAGGACCCGTCCTCTCCGTACTCCGGAGTGATCAGCATCTTCAGCGAGCGCGTGCAGCAGGGCGTGCCGATTGCCGTGTTTGGCGATGGCGAGCAGACCCGTGACTTCATGTATGTGGAAGATCTGGTTGACGTGTTGGTGCAAGCCATTGAGGCGCCGGACGCGCCGTTGGGCGCGATCAATGTGGGCTGGAATCGAACGACGACGCTCAAGCAGGTGTTGCAGGCGCTGGAAGAGATTGTCGGCAAGTTGCCAGCGGTGACTTACGGGCCGGCACGTTCGGGGGATATTCGTCACTCGCGGGCGAATAATCAGCGCTTGTTGGCGAGCTTCAAGTTGCCCGAGCCTACGCCTCTGAAAGTCGGCCTGGAGCGCTTGCTCAACGGCTGACGCGATTATAAATGTGGGAGCGGGCTTGCTCGCGAAGGCGGTGTACCAGTCTCTGCCTGTGCGGGCTGATCCACCGCTTTCGCGAGCAAGCCCGCTCCCACATTTGGATTTGCGCCGGGCTTGGCATTGGAGTGGAGCCGCTAGCTGCTGGCCTTCTTCTTCGGCGTAATCTTGCGCAGCACCCGCTGGGCCAAACGCTTCAATTTCGATTCTTTCTCCGGCTCCGCCAAGCCTTGCTGGCGCAGCCAATCCTTCCAGCGAATCCGCTCCTCACGCACCAGCCAGCCTTCCTGCTGGGCGAAGCTCTCCGCGAGGAATAAACCCCGGGTGCTGGCCGGGTACAACTGGTCTTTCTTCACGGTGTAGAGCTCAGCGACGGGCTGGCCATCCTTGAGTGGCATCAGGTACAGGTCCGGGCGCTGGCGGTCGAGGCGCGCCACCAACTGGTCGCCTTCCAGGCGCTCGTCCACATGGAACAGGCTCAGGGACTTGGCTTCCTTCGGCACTTCCAGGCGCAAGTCGTAGATCAATTGCAGTGACGCCGTGGGCAGGTGCACATAGGCCCGTGGGCGTTCGATCAGCTGAGTGGTCGCGCAACGCACCGGGCGAGCTGCGCCGGACAGCGGGCTGAGGCGAAACGGCAGTGCTTCGCGGTAATGCAGCGCGGCGGAGTAGGGCGCCGGCAGCCAGGTGTCGTTGAAGCGCCCGCCGAGCCAGCCTTCGGGCGTTTCCAGCAGGCACTCTTCGGCGATTTCCTGGATGGCGGTGTGCAGCGGCAGGTTCAGTTCGTGGGCGGGGACGTAGCCGGAGATCAGCTTGAGTACCACGTCGCCACGGTCCTGGCGTCGCTGGCGTACCAGCACCCAGTAGTCCTTGTTTTGCCAGTGCAGGGTCAGTCGTACCGACACGCCGAGGTTCGCCAGTTCCAGCACGAAACGCTCGGGGTCGGCCACCTCCACCGGCTTGCGCCGTTGCAGGGTCTGGGCGAAGTTGAGCGGCATGCCGACGCTCTGGTAGTTCAGTCCTTCGGGGGTGGCTTCGACGTGCAGCGGCAGTGTCTTGAAGTTGCTGGGGTTTTTTCGTATGAGCGTGCGCGCCATGTCGGCTCCTGCTTGCGACTGGGTCGGCCGCGTCGGCGGCATCAGAGTTGACGAATAACCTGGGCAGCGGTCGCCACGTTATGGGCCAGGTGCAGCGGATTGATGGTCCCGACAATAGCACTGGCAACGCCCGTTTGCGCAAACAACAGCATGAAACTGGCACGTATTGGATCCATTCCAGGCTCCAGGCAAACGTGGCCACTGGCCAGGGCTTTTTTCACCAGGATGCCTTTGCCGTGGGCGGCCGCATAGTCAATGACGGCTTTCTCGGCCTGTTCGTTCAAATTGTAGGTGACCATCGCGCAATCGCCCTGCTCCAGAGCCTTCACGCCGCCTTCGACGGTTTTCCCGGAAAAACCGAAACCGCGGATCTTGCCTTCCTGTTTCAGCTCGGCGAGGGTCTGGTAGACCTCGCAGTCGTTGAGGATATGCAGGTCGTTGCCGTCGGAGTGCACCAGCACCAGGTCGATAAAATCCGTTTCCAGTCGTTTCAAGCTGCGTTCAATCGACAGTCGAGTGTGGGCCGCGCTGAAATCGTGGCGGGACACGCCATTGTCGAATTCCTCGCCGACCTTGCTGACAATCACCCAGTCCTTGCGCTGGCCGCGCAGCAGCGGGCCCAGGCGCTCTTCGCTGCGGCCGTAGGCGGGGGCGGTGTCGATCAGGTTGATGCCCAATTGCTGGGCCTGACGCAGCAGCATCCGGGCTGCGTCGTCATCTGGAATCTGGAAGCCGTTGGGGTATTTCACCCCCTGGTCACGGCCCAGCTTGACGGTGCCCAGGCCCAGCGGCGACACCAGCAGGCCGGTGCTGCCCAGGGGGCGATGCAGGTCGTGCAAGGTCGGCAGGCTCATGGCAGCAGTTGCTCCCAGGCCGGTACGCCGATAGCGGGCTTTGGCAGCTCGGGCAGCGGCTCGCTGGCGGCTGGACGGATGCCATCACGTTCGAAGCTGTTGATCACCCGGTCGGCGAAGTCCGGCGCCAGTGCCAGTTTGGTCGGCCAGCCTACCAGCAGGCGGCCGTCCTCAAACACGAAGGCGTTGTCGGGGCGGCTCAGACCCGTTTGCAGCGGCTCGGCGCGGTCGACGCGCAGGGTGGCCCATTGGGTCTGGCTCATGTCGATCCACGGCAGCAATTGCGCCAGTTCTTTTTGCGCCGTTGCGATCTGTTCTTCAGGCGTACGTGCCACGCCATCGGCCTCGGCAATGTCGCCGCCCATGTACCAGACCCAGTTGCCATCGGCGGCCGGGTGGGTGGTCACGGTGAGGCGCGGCTTGGTGCCGCCGCCCAGGCAGTGGGCGTACAGCGGCTTCAGGCCGGGGCCTTTGGCGATGATCATGTGCAGCGGGCGTTTTTGCATCGCCGGCTTGCTCAAGCCCAGGCTGGTCAGCAGGTCGGCGGTGCCGCCACCGGCGCTCAGCACGATGCGCTGGGCGCGGATCTCGCGGCCATCCACCTTCAGGCCCACCAGCTTGTTGCCGTCCAGCAGCGGCTCGATGTGCTGCCCGGCGAGCAAGCCGTCGCCGGCCAATTGGGCCAGGCGTTCGATCACACTGGGGACGTCCACCACGAGTTCGGCCAGGCGATAGACCTTGCCCTTGAAGCGGCGATCTTGCAGGGCTGGGGGCAGGTCGTCGCCCTTGACCTGGTCGACACGGCCGCGCACGGCCTTGCTGGCGAAGAAGCTGGTGAGGTTGCCGGCGAGCGTGCCGGGGGACCACAGGTAATGGGCCTGGGAGAGCACGCGCACGCCGGTCAGGTCCAGCTCGCCATTGCCCGCCAAGGCTTCACGCCAGCGGCGCGGCATGTCGGCGATGGCTTCGGAGGCGCCGGTGAGGGCGCCGTGCAGGGCGTATTTCGCGCCGCCGTGGATGATCCCTTGGGACTTCACGCTTTGCCCGCCACCCAGGGTAGCGTTTTCCACCAATACCGTGGAAAACCCCTGGCGGCGCAGGCGCGCATTCAGCCAGAGGCCGGCAACCCCGGCGCCGACAATCAGGACGTCGGTGGAAATAACGGATGGCATGGGCGACCTCAGTGTTCAAGACAAGAGGCGCAGTATACAGGCTGTTGCGTGGTGGTCAGTGCCCGGCGGTTTTCGAAAACAACTGGATCACCACCACACCCAGCACAATCAGGCCCATGCCGAGCATCGCCGGCAGGTCGAGTTTCTGCCCGTAGATGAACAGCGCTGCGACGCTCACCATCACGATGCCCATCCCGGCCCACACCGCGTAGGCCACGCCCACCGGCACGGTGCGCACCACCAGGGTCAGCATCCAAAACGCCACGCCGTAGCCGACGATCACCAGTAGCAGTGGGATAGGTGTGCTCCAGCCCTTGATGGCTTTCATCGAAACAGTGGCGATCACTTCCGAGCAGATGGCGATGGCCAGGTAGTAGTAGGCAGGGTTCATGGGTAATCCTCGGTGTGAAGCGCGTTTGATAATGTCGCCATTTTAGGGCTTGGCCAGATGGGGTAAAGTCATTACCTATCTGAATTGGAGATGGGTTGAAGCATGAGCGTGCAATGGAACCTGGAACAGATGCGCCTGTTTGTCAGCGTCGCCGAGCAGCGTTCGTTTTCGGCGGTGGCGCGCGGGCAGCGCAAGGCGCAGTCGGCGGTGAGTAATGGGGTTGCGCTGCTGGAGGCCGACCTGGGCGTCAGCCTGTTCGAGCGTAGTAGCGGCCGCCAACCGCGCCTGACCGAGGCCGGCACGGTGTTGCTTGAAGAAGCCCGGGAAGTGCTGCGCCAATGCGAGCGCCTCAACGGCCGGGCGCTGTCGTTGATGCGCGGCGAAGAAGCCTGCCTGCGCCTGGCCCAGGATGAGGCGATGCTGTATCAGCCGGTGCTGGACAGCCTGGATGCATTGGCCGGGCAGTTTCCCAACCTGGAAGTGCAGATTTCCAGCGCCGCCCAAGGCGATGTCGCACGCAAGCTGGTGGAGCGCAAAGCCGACCTGGGCATGTTGTTCTATCACGATCAGATCCCCGAGGCGCTGGAGCGGCGGGTGGTCGGCAGTGTGGAAATGGTCACCGTCTGCGGGCGCAATCACCCGTTGGCTCGGCAGAAAACCGTGGACTGCCAGGGCCTCGCGCAATACCGCCAACTGCTGATGTCGACCCAGACCAGCGTCTACCCCGGCAGCGAAGCTGCCAGCCCACAGGTGTGGCGTGCCGACAGCTTTTACGTGCTGGCCGAATGGCTGACCCGTGGCCTCGGCTGGGCCTGGCTGCCGCGGCATGTGGTGCAATACCCGACCTACCAGAACCAGATGGTCGAACTCGACAGCGAATGGACCCCGCCAGCGTTGGTGGTGGAGTTGGTCTGGCGCCGTGACGAGCCCCTCGGCCCGGCCGCACGTTTTCTGGCGGAACGTTTTGCCGAGTGTCTACGGGCGATTGACTGAAAAAGCCGATAAACTCCGCCGCCATGAATAGAACTCTCTACAGCTGTCTGTTTTACCTGGCGCTGCCGTTGGTGGCTTTACGTCTGTGGCTGCGCGCGCGCAAGGCCCCGGCCTATGCCAAGCGGGTGAGCGAACGTTTCTCCTATGGCTTGCCGGTGTTGCAGCCGGGCGGGATCTGGGTGCATGCGGTGTCGGTGGGCGAGAGCATCGCCGCCGCGCCCATGGTGCGCGGGTTGCTGGAGCGTTATCCGACGCTTGCGATCACCGTGACCTGCATGACGCCCACGGGTTCCGAGCGCATCCAGGCGCTGTTCGCCAACGAGCCGCGCATCCAACACTGCTACCTGCCCTATGATTTGCCTTGCGCCGCCAAGCGCTTTCTTGATCGCGTGCAGCCGAAGCTGGCGGTGATCATGGAAACCGAGTTGTGGCCCAACCACATCCACGCCTGTGCCCTGCGCGGTATTCCCGTGGCGTTGGCCAATGGGCGGCTGTCGGCACGCTCGGCCAAGGGTTACGGGCGTTTCGCCAAGCTCACCGCGCCGATGCTGGCAGAGATGAGTCTGTTGGCCGTTCAGACGCAAACCGAAGCCCAGCGCTTTTTAAGCCTCGGTGCGCGTCCGCAAGCCGTTGAAGTGACCGGCTCGATCAAGTTCGACCTGACCATCGACCCCGAACTGCCGCAGCGCGCCGCCGCTTTGCGCGAACAATGGGGCGCCAGTGAGCGTCCGGTGTGGATCGCCGCCAGTACCCACGAAGGCGAAGATGAAGTGGTGCTCGCCGCCCATCGCCAGTTGCTCGACAGCTATCCCAATGCGTTATTGATCCTGGTGCCGCGCCATCAGGAGCGTTTCGGGTCAATGTTCGAGTTGTGCGGGCAACAGGGATTCGCCACGGTGCGCCGTTCCACGGGCGAACCCGTCACCTCGCAAACCTCGGTGTTGCTCGGCGATACCATGGGCGAATTGCTGTTTCTGTATGCCTTGGCCGACAGTGCCTTTGTCGGCGGCAGCCTGGTGGCAACCGGTGGGCATAACCCGCTGGAGCCGGCGGCGTTGGCCAAGCCGGTGATCATGGGGCCGCACGTATTCAACTTCCTCGAAATCACCGCGATGATGCGTGAAGGCGGGGCGTTGCGGCAGGTGGATGATGCCGAAGGGTTGGCTGAGGCGGTGCGGCAGTTGTTCGAGTTGCCGCAGGATGCGCGCAGGATGGGGCAGGCGGGGCTCAAGGTGATGCAGGCGAACCAAGGTGCTTTGAAGCGTTTGCTGGATGGTTTGAGCAGACTCATCACCCACTGACAATAGAGGTCAAATGTGGGAGCGGGCTTGCTCGCGAAAGCGGTGGGTCAGCCTGCACATGTGGCGACTGATACACCGCCTTCGCGAGCAAGCCCGCTCCCACACAAGCCAGCTCCCACATTGGTTTTGCAGTGTTATCAATATCCCGGTCGGGCTTTTAGCTGCTCGGCGGCTGCCTTGGCCAAATCCGGCGGCAGGAAGTCGCGGTCCGGGTTGTAGTCCGCCTTCAGATAACGCGCCAGATCCTGCAAATCCCCCGGGTTCAACGTCCCCGCCGCCTGCTTCAAGCGCAGGTTGTCGAGGATGTAGTCATAGCGGCTGTTGTTGTAGTTGCGCACCGACGAGTACAGCTGGCGCTGCGAATCCAGCACATCGACGATATTGCGCGTACCCACCTGATAGCCGATCTCCGTGGCTTCCACCGCGCTCTGGTTGGAGATGATCGACTGGCGACGCGCCTGCACCTGTTCCACATCGGTGTTCACCGCGCGGTGCAGGTTGCGTGTGTTTTCCACCACCTGGCGACGCAGGCCTTCGCGTTGCTGCTCGGTCTGGTCCAGGCGCGAATAGGATTCGCGCACTTGCGAGCTGGTCAGCCCGCCGCTGTAGAGCGGGATGCTCAGGCGCAGGCCGATGGTGCGTTGGGACACATCGCCGCCGTACGGCACCGGCAACTGGTTGGGGTTGCTGAAGCCGAGCGCATCGTTATCGCCTTTTTCGTACTGCGCCACGGCGTCGAGGGTCGGCGCGTGGCCGGCCTTGCGCTGCTTGAGGGTTTCTTCGGCGGCGGTGACAGCGTAGTTGCTGGCCAGCAGGTTCAGGTTTTGGCGCCCGGCGGTTTCGACCCAGGATTTGGCGTCGTTCGGCAGCGGCGGCAGTACCGGCAGGGTGTGGACGATGCCCTGAATCGAGTTGTACTGGCGATTGGTCAGGGTGATCAGGGCTTCGAACGCGTCTTCTACCTGGCGCTGGGCGAGGATGCGGTTGGCGCGGGCAGTGTCGTAGCTGGCCTGGGATTGCAGCACGTCGGTCTTGTCCGACAGGCCGACGTCGAAGCGTTCGTTGGACTGGTCCAGCTGGCGCTTGAAGGCATTTTCTTCGGCCTTGGTGGAGGCCAGGTTGTCCTGGGCGCGCAGCACGGCGAAGTAGTTTTCGGCGCTTTGCAGGATCAGGTTCTGTTCGGTGGCCGAGAGTTGCAGCGCGGCCTGTTCGTTGACGGCTTCGGCGGCTTGCAGCTGGAACCAGCGGTCGGCGCGGAACAGCGGCTGGCTCAAGGTTGCGCGCCACGAATGCGCATCGCGATTGGCAGTGCCTGATGGCTGCGAGAGCTGGGTGCGCACGTTGTTGCTGTCGGCACCGGCCGACAGGTTCGGCAGCAAACCGGCGCGGGCCTGTGGCACCACTTCTTTTTGCGCGCCGTATTGGGCGCGGGCGGCCGCCAGGTCAGCGTTGTTGTTTACCGCTTCCTGGTAGACGCTGACCAAGTCAGTGTTGGCGGACAAGGGCGCTTCTGCTGCCCAAACCATTCCATTGGTCGCACAAGACACGGCAAGAGCCAGTGAGAGTTTGCGCAGCATGAGGCGTTCCCTGATCAAATATTACGGCGATAATTTGTCGGCCAAGGCTACGGCCGCAGCTTCAGAGCGTCAAGCCTTGGAGCCGTACCGAGTGTAGTGGCGCGATCACGGCACAACAATCCTGCAATTGCGCCATTCATCATGCTGAATGCACCGCCATTGGCAATTTGCCTACGCCATGGTCTAGACTGGCCGCGTTCTTGTCGGGGTGCCTTGTTGGAAGGCTGAGATCGGTAAATACCGGATCCCGTTGAACCTGATCAGGTTAGCGCCTGCGTAGGGAACAAGATTTCTCGTCACCCGGCGAGTCCTCTTGTGCTTCGTCCGGGATGCTGTTCGACAATCGAACAGCCCTTGTGCGCCAAGCACAGCACTGGTTCCAGTGCGTCCATCCGTCACAGGTTCGCTCCGACAAAAATCCACCGCCTGGATAAAGAGTTGGAGAGCCCGTGATGAGTACAAAACCAAAAAACACCGTGCACCTGAGTGAATCGGCCAAGGTTGATTCCGGCTCCGTGCAACCCTTTACCCGCTCGCAGAAAATCTACGTACAGGGCTCCCGCCCGGACATCCGCGTGCCGATGCGCGAGATCAGCCTGGACGTGACCCCCACCGATTTCGGCGGTGAGATCAACGCGCCGGTCACCGTCTACGACACCTCCGGCCCCTACACCGACCCCAACGTGATCATCGATGTGCGCAAAGGCCTGGGCGACGTGCGCTCGCCGTGGATCGAAGTGCGTGGCGACACCGAACGCCTGCCGGGCCTCAGCTCGCACTTCGGCCAACAGCGCCTCAGCGATGCCGAGCTGACCGCACTGCGCTTCGCCCACGTGAAGAACCCACGCCGCGCCAAGGCCGGCGCCAACGTCACGCAGATGCACTACGCGCGCAAAGGCATCATCACCGCCGAGATGGAGTACGTTGCCATCCGCGAAAACATGAAGCTCGAAGAAGCCCGCGCCACTGGCCTGCTCGACCAGCAACACGCCGGCCACAGTTTCGGCGCCAGCGTGCCGAAGATCATCACGCCTGAGTTCGTGCGCGAAGAAATCGCCCGTGGCCGCGCGATCATCCCGGCCAACATCAACCACACCGAACTGGAACCGATGATCATCGGCCGTAACTTCCTGGTGAAGATCAACGGCAACATCGGCAACAGCGCCCTGGGTTCGTCCATCGAAGAAGAAGTGGCGAAACTGACCTGGGGCATTCGCTGGGGTTCGGACACCGTGATGGACTTGTCCACCGGCAAGCACATCCACGAAACCCGCGAGTGGATCATCCGCAACTCGCCAGTTCCAATCGGCACCGTGCCGATCTACCAGGCCCTGGAAAAAGTTGGCGGTGCCGCCGAGGACCTGACCTGGGAGCTGTTCCGCGACACCCTGGTGGAGCAGGCCGAGCAAGGCGTCGATTACTTCACCATCCACGCCGGCGTGTTGCTGCGCTACGTGCCGCTGACCGCCAAGCGTGTCACCGGCATCGTCTCCCGTGGCGGCTCGATCATGGCCAAGTGGTGCCTGGCGCACCACAAAGAGAACTTCACCTACACGCATTTCGACGAAATCTGCGAAATCATGAAGGCCTATGACGTCAGCTTCTCCCTCGGCGACGGCCTGCGCCCAGGCTCGATTGCCGATGCCAACGATGCCGCGCAATTCGGCGAGCTGGAAACCCTTGGCGAGCTGACCAAGACCGCCTGGAAGCACGACGTGCAAACCATGATCGAAGGCCCTGGCCACGTGCCGATGCAGTTGATCAAGGAGAACATGGACAAGCAGCTCGAATGCTGCGACGAAGCGCCGTTCTACACCCTCGGCCCGCTGACCACCGACATTGCGCCGGGTTACGACCACATCACCTCGGGCATCGGTGCGGCGATGATCGGCTGGTTCGGCTGCGCGATGCTTTGCTACGTCACGCCGAAGGAGCACTTGGGCCTGCCGAACAAGGATGACGTGAAGACCGGGATCATCACCTACAAGATCGCCGCGCATGCGGCTGACCTCGCGAAAGGCCATCCGGGCGCGCAGATCCGTGATAACGCCCTGAGCAAGGCGCGCTTCGAATTCCGTTGGGAGGACCAGTTCAACCTCGGCCTGGACCCGGACACCGCGCGTTCGTACCACGATGAAACGCTGCCGAAGGATTCGGCCAAGGTCGCGCATTTCTGCTCGATGTGCGGGCCGAAGTTCTGCTCGATGAAGATTACCCAGGAAGTGCGTGAGTACGCGGCCAACCAGCGCATTGACGCGGTGGATGTGGAGGTGGCCAAGGGCTTGGCGGAGCAGGCCGAGCGGTTCAAGCAGGAAGGTAGCCAGTTGTACAAGAAGGTCTGATCCGGGATTGGAGGTGCCTGTACCGGCCTCTTCGCGAGCAAGCCCGCTCCCACATTTTGAATGTATTCACAGTTCAAAATGTGGGAGCGGGCTTGCTCGCGAAAGCAATCTCCCAAACAAAAAATGCCCCTCAGAGATAACACCCTTGAGCATTCAACCGAGTACCTACTCCCCTGATATAGCCGTGCCGAGCGACAAACGAGTCTTCGGCGCCCGCGACCTGTTCTCCCTGTGGTTCTCCCTCGGCATCGGCCTGATGGTCCTGCAAACCGGCGCCTTGCTCGCACCGGGCCTGGGCCTGTCCGGCTCGCTGCTGGCGATCTTCCTCGGCACCCTGGTTGGCGTGTTGCTGCTGGCCGCCGTCGGCGTGATCGGTAGCGACACCGGCCTGTCTGCCATGGCCGCGCTGAAACTCAGCCTCGGCGCCAAGGGCGCGAGCCTGCCGGCGTTGCTCAACCTGCTGCAACTGATCGGCTGGGGCTCGTTCGAAATCATCGTGATGCGCGACGCCGCCAGCCTGTTGGGCACGCGGGCGTTCAGCGAAGGCAGCCTGCTGGCCAGTCCGTTGTTGTGGACGCTGTTTTTCGGTGGCCTGGCGACCTTGCTGGCCGTCAGTGGGCCGCTGACCTTTGTGCGCCAGATCCTGCGCAAATGGGGCATCTGGCTGCTGCTCGCCGCATGTCTGTGGCTGACCTGGAACCTGTTCGCCAAGGCCGATCTTGGCGCACTGTGGGCCCAGGCCGGCGATGGCTCGATGCCGTTTGCGGTGGGTTTCGACATTGCCATCGCCATGCCGCTGTCGTGGCTGCCGCTGATTGCCGATTACTCACGCTTCGGCAAGCGCGCCAAAAGCGTATTCGGCGGCACCGCGCTGGGCTTTTTCATCGGTAATTTCTGGCTGATGAGCCTGGGCGTGGCCTACACCCTGGCGTTTGCGCCAAGCGCTGAAGTGAATGCGCTGCTGTTGGCCTTGGCCGGTGCGGGCCTGGGGATTCCGCTGTTGCTGATCCTGCTGGATGAGTCGGAAAACGCCTTTGCCGATATTCACTCGGCGGCGGTGTCCAGCGGCATCCTATTGCGCCTGAAAGTCGAGCACCTGGCCCTGGCGATTGGCGTGATCTGTACGCTGATCGCCTGCTTCGCGCCTTTGGCCCAGTACCAGAATTTCCTGCTGCTGATCGGTTCGGTGTTTGCGCCGCTGTTCGGCGTGGTGCTGGTGGATCACTTCATTCTGCGCCGTCGTGGCCCGGGTCTGGTCGCCGCTCTGCGTTGGCCGGCGCTGCTGGCGTGGTTGGGGGGCATCGGCACTTACCACCTGCTGGCCAACCTGTATCCGGATCTCGGCGCAACCCTGCCGGCGCTGCTGCTGGCAGGGCTGTTGCAGTTCATCCTCGGGCGCGTGTTCAGCGGCGCGCAGGCACCCATTCAGGCTTGAGGATACCGTCCAGGCGCGAGTAGGGGATTTGCAACTCGACGTGGCCCAGGGCGTAAGGCGCGATGGTGGAGGTGGGGTACTTGAGGATCACCCCACCGTAGGTCAGTGCCACGTTCGGGGTTTTCTGGAAGGGGTAGGTCTTCACGAACTCCGGTTCCAGGCTCAGGCGGGTGCTGATCAGCCAGCTGTTGTGGGCTACCTGGGCGGCTTTCCAGAACGCGTCCTCTTTGCCGGGCAGCAGCATGTCGGTCAACGTCAGGGCCTTTTGTTGCTGGCGCGAATAGTTGATGAACCCGCGGCCCGGCTCGCCGTGGGTAACGCCCTGGTCCAG
Proteins encoded in this region:
- a CDS encoding NAD-dependent epimerase/dehydratase family protein translates to MSKCVLITGGAGFIGSHLVDALLAKGYGVRVLDNLSTGKRSNLPLDNPRVELLEGDVADAELVARAAVGTAAVVHLAAVASVQASVDDPVSTHQSNFVGTLNVCEAMRKAAVKRVVFASSAAVYGNNGEGASIDEETTKAPLTPYASDKLAGEHYFDFYRRQHSLEPVIFRFFNIFGPRQDPSSPYSGVISIFSERVQQGVPIAVFGDGEQTRDFMYVEDLVDVLVQAIEAPDAPLGAINVGWNRTTTLKQVLQALEEIVGKLPAVTYGPARSGDIRHSRANNQRLLASFKLPEPTPLKVGLERLLNG
- a CDS encoding metal ABC transporter ATPase gives rise to the protein MARTLIRKNPSNFKTLPLHVEATPEGLNYQSVGMPLNFAQTLQRRKPVEVADPERFVLELANLGVSVRLTLHWQNKDYWVLVRQRRQDRGDVVLKLISGYVPAHELNLPLHTAIQEIAEECLLETPEGWLGGRFNDTWLPAPYSAALHYREALPFRLSPLSGAARPVRCATTQLIERPRAYVHLPTASLQLIYDLRLEVPKEAKSLSLFHVDERLEGDQLVARLDRQRPDLYLMPLKDGQPVAELYTVKKDQLYPASTRGLFLAESFAQQEGWLVREERIRWKDWLRQQGLAEPEKESKLKRLAQRVLRKITPKKKASS
- a CDS encoding aldo/keto reductase, whose protein sequence is MSLPTLHDLHRPLGSTGLLVSPLGLGTVKLGRDQGVKYPNGFQIPDDDAARMLLRQAQQLGINLIDTAPAYGRSEERLGPLLRGQRKDWVIVSKVGEEFDNGVSRHDFSAAHTRLSIERSLKRLETDFIDLVLVHSDGNDLHILNDCEVYQTLAELKQEGKIRGFGFSGKTVEGGVKALEQGDCAMVTYNLNEQAEKAVIDYAAAHGKGILVKKALASGHVCLEPGMDPIRASFMLLFAQTGVASAIVGTINPLHLAHNVATAAQVIRQL
- a CDS encoding FAD-binding oxidoreductase is translated as MPSVISTDVLIVGAGVAGLWLNARLRRQGFSTVLVENATLGGGQSVKSQGIIHGGAKYALHGALTGASEAIADMPRRWREALAGNGELDLTGVRVLSQAHYLWSPGTLAGNLTSFFASKAVRGRVDQVKGDDLPPALQDRRFKGKVYRLAELVVDVPSVIERLAQLAGDGLLAGQHIEPLLDGNKLVGLKVDGREIRAQRIVLSAGGGTADLLTSLGLSKPAMQKRPLHMIIAKGPGLKPLYAHCLGGGTKPRLTVTTHPAADGNWVWYMGGDIAEADGVARTPEEQIATAQKELAQLLPWIDMSQTQWATLRVDRAEPLQTGLSRPDNAFVFEDGRLLVGWPTKLALAPDFADRVINSFERDGIRPAASEPLPELPKPAIGVPAWEQLLP
- a CDS encoding multidrug efflux SMR transporter, which translates into the protein MNPAYYYLAIAICSEVIATVSMKAIKGWSTPIPLLLVIVGYGVAFWMLTLVVRTVPVGVAYAVWAGMGIVMVSVAALFIYGQKLDLPAMLGMGLIVLGVVVIQLFSKTAGH
- a CDS encoding LysR family transcriptional regulator encodes the protein MSVQWNLEQMRLFVSVAEQRSFSAVARGQRKAQSAVSNGVALLEADLGVSLFERSSGRQPRLTEAGTVLLEEAREVLRQCERLNGRALSLMRGEEACLRLAQDEAMLYQPVLDSLDALAGQFPNLEVQISSAAQGDVARKLVERKADLGMLFYHDQIPEALERRVVGSVEMVTVCGRNHPLARQKTVDCQGLAQYRQLLMSTQTSVYPGSEAASPQVWRADSFYVLAEWLTRGLGWAWLPRHVVQYPTYQNQMVELDSEWTPPALVVELVWRRDEPLGPAARFLAERFAECLRAID
- the waaA gene encoding lipid IV(A) 3-deoxy-D-manno-octulosonic acid transferase, giving the protein MNRTLYSCLFYLALPLVALRLWLRARKAPAYAKRVSERFSYGLPVLQPGGIWVHAVSVGESIAAAPMVRGLLERYPTLAITVTCMTPTGSERIQALFANEPRIQHCYLPYDLPCAAKRFLDRVQPKLAVIMETELWPNHIHACALRGIPVALANGRLSARSAKGYGRFAKLTAPMLAEMSLLAVQTQTEAQRFLSLGARPQAVEVTGSIKFDLTIDPELPQRAAALREQWGASERPVWIAASTHEGEDEVVLAAHRQLLDSYPNALLILVPRHQERFGSMFELCGQQGFATVRRSTGEPVTSQTSVLLGDTMGELLFLYALADSAFVGGSLVATGGHNPLEPAALAKPVIMGPHVFNFLEITAMMREGGALRQVDDAEGLAEAVRQLFELPQDARRMGQAGLKVMQANQGALKRLLDGLSRLITH
- a CDS encoding TolC family outer membrane protein is translated as MLRKLSLALAVSCATNGMVWAAEAPLSANTDLVSVYQEAVNNNADLAAARAQYGAQKEVVPQARAGLLPNLSAGADSNNVRTQLSQPSGTANRDAHSWRATLSQPLFRADRWFQLQAAEAVNEQAALQLSATEQNLILQSAENYFAVLRAQDNLASTKAEENAFKRQLDQSNERFDVGLSDKTDVLQSQASYDTARANRILAQRQVEDAFEALITLTNRQYNSIQGIVHTLPVLPPLPNDAKSWVETAGRQNLNLLASNYAVTAAEETLKQRKAGHAPTLDAVAQYEKGDNDALGFSNPNQLPVPYGGDVSQRTIGLRLSIPLYSGGLTSSQVRESYSRLDQTEQQREGLRRQVVENTRNLHRAVNTDVEQVQARRQSIISNQSAVEATEIGYQVGTRNIVDVLDSQRQLYSSVRNYNNSRYDYILDNLRLKQAAGTLNPGDLQDLARYLKADYNPDRDFLPPDLAKAAAEQLKARPGY